A region of Catenibacterium mitsuokai DNA encodes the following proteins:
- a CDS encoding glycosyltransferase family 2 protein: MDNPLVSIVTPCYNGAPYLPRFFDSILNQTYKHIEVIFVDDGSQDDTKNIVNQYSSKFKDNNIELIYIYQDNAGQASALNRGLKYFKGEFLSCVDSDDALGDDFILNKLKYMLDNPQCHFCYGDVTEIDQQTKNIIKSLGEIEYNSSFEFLNNVIYFKNIIFSGYMFRTSSFHRVIRNRDIYDGPGGQNVQLLVPFSWYYGNPNYVEGSIYYYYIRSDSHSHSVNDSMKIINQINNYERILDNTITKIPNFRFSDEIKDYHTYFSKIKFGNAIDSKDSLLIKRYYKELKERKCSSIKDYLLYVKYTNILFRKLFKVGENNV; encoded by the coding sequence ATGGATAATCCGCTAGTTAGTATAGTTACACCTTGTTATAATGGTGCACCTTATTTACCAAGGTTTTTTGATTCTATTTTAAATCAAACATATAAACATATAGAGGTTATATTTGTTGATGATGGTTCACAAGATGATACCAAAAATATAGTTAACCAATACTCTAGTAAATTCAAAGATAATAATATTGAATTGATATATATTTATCAGGATAATGCAGGACAAGCTTCTGCGTTAAATAGAGGATTAAAATATTTTAAAGGTGAATTTTTATCTTGTGTAGATTCTGATGATGCACTTGGCGATGATTTTATATTAAATAAATTAAAGTATATGTTAGATAATCCACAATGTCATTTTTGTTATGGAGATGTGACGGAAATAGATCAGCAAACAAAAAATATAATCAAATCACTTGGTGAAATAGAATATAATTCTTCTTTTGAATTTTTGAATAATGTGATTTATTTTAAAAATATAATATTTTCTGGGTACATGTTTAGAACATCATCATTTCATAGGGTAATAAGAAATCGTGATATATATGATGGCCCTGGTGGACAAAATGTACAGCTTTTGGTTCCATTTTCATGGTATTATGGAAATCCAAATTATGTAGAAGGTTCGATTTATTATTACTATATTAGAAGTGACAGTCATTCTCATTCAGTAAATGACAGTATGAAAATAATAAATCAAATAAATAATTATGAAAGAATATTAGATAATACAATAACTAAAATTCCTAATTTCAGATTTTCTGATGAAATTAAAGATTATCATACTTACTTTTCTAAAATAAAGTTTGGAAATGCAATAGATAGTAAAGATAGTTTATTAATAAAAAGGTATTATAAAGAATTAAAGGAACGCAAGTGTAGTTCAATTAAGGATTACTTACTTTATGTTAAGTATACTAATATACTATTTAGGAAACTATTTAAGGTTGGGGAGAATAATGTATAA
- a CDS encoding ATP-binding protein: MNLKETIVNLRKLKQEGGYWDFKREWYDNDHRQDMLHDIICMANNIENRDAYIIIGIDEKNDFSIVDVEEDKCETKINQNVQKKTNLKTSLNNLEKIE; the protein is encoded by the coding sequence ATGAATCTAAAAGAAACAATAGTAAACCTTCGTAAACTAAAACAAGAAGGAGGATACTGGGATTTTAAAAGAGAATGGTATGATAATGATCATAGACAAGATATGCTTCATGATATCATTTGTATGGCTAACAATATAGAAAATAGAGATGCTTATATTATCATAGGTATTGATGAAAAAAATGATTTTTCTATTGTTGATGTAGAAGAAGATAAGTGTGAAACAAAAATCAATCAAAACGTACAAAAAAAGACAAACTTAAAAACAAGTTTGAATAATTTAGAAAAAATAGAATAA
- a CDS encoding lipopolysaccharide biosynthesis protein: MSRQKNSINNLVWGMIGTVVTSIVAIIIPRLFIVNYGSEINGLLSSIKQIYVYLALLEIGVGDASVVALYNPIAHNDHYAANAILSATDRYYKKIGVIYGVCVILLGFIYPLLLKTEIPYITCFFIIVLQGSGSVISYLVQGKYNMLLRVDNRNYVVSNLSTVTSVLTDVTRILLLMNGKSIIEVQATFLFFNIVKMLYVSWYIKKNYKWLDLSVKPNFKAISQRGAVFMHQISSLVFSHTDVLILTFICGLKTVSIYSMYATIYGMLDTIITTVSSSIQSALGQIFHLDRKRYLEINEAFETYYLALVFSLIAVASIFILPFMKIYTHGADINYVDWRLPILFGLYQLLSYGRVSSNFIIGFAGEFKATQWRAWLETAINLVVSFICVFKFGIYGVLFGTIAALIYRANDIILFANHRILNRSAKSTYRKWLTNALLFIICVPIFLLIPLKVDSLLFLFLNAAWVSMIVFAVFFGMNTLLEKQSREIALYYIKNILNKIRISWGNLNV, from the coding sequence ATGTCTAGGCAAAAAAATAGCATTAATAATCTTGTATGGGGAATGATAGGGACTGTAGTTACTTCAATTGTTGCTATTATAATACCTAGATTATTTATTGTTAACTATGGATCAGAAATCAATGGATTACTATCATCTATCAAGCAAATATATGTATATTTAGCTTTATTAGAAATAGGAGTAGGTGATGCTTCAGTAGTTGCTTTATATAACCCTATTGCTCATAATGATCATTACGCTGCTAATGCTATCTTATCAGCTACTGATAGATATTATAAAAAAATTGGTGTTATATATGGTGTATGTGTTATTTTACTTGGTTTCATATACCCATTGCTTTTAAAAACTGAAATTCCTTATATTACTTGTTTTTTCATAATTGTTTTACAAGGCTCTGGTAGCGTTATTAGTTATCTAGTTCAGGGCAAATATAATATGTTGCTGAGGGTAGATAATAGAAATTATGTGGTTAGCAATTTAAGTACAGTTACGTCAGTTTTAACAGATGTAACACGAATTTTATTGTTAATGAATGGTAAAAGTATTATTGAAGTTCAGGCTACATTCTTATTTTTTAATATAGTTAAAATGTTATATGTTAGTTGGTATATAAAAAAGAATTATAAGTGGCTGGATTTATCAGTTAAGCCAAACTTTAAAGCTATTTCTCAAAGAGGTGCTGTTTTTATGCATCAGATATCTTCTTTAGTATTTAGTCATACTGATGTATTAATTCTTACATTTATATGTGGTTTAAAAACAGTGAGTATTTATTCAATGTATGCAACTATCTATGGTATGTTAGATACTATTATTACAACTGTATCTAGCAGTATACAATCTGCTTTAGGTCAAATATTTCATTTGGATAGAAAACGTTATTTAGAGATAAATGAAGCGTTTGAGACCTATTATTTAGCACTCGTATTTTCATTAATAGCAGTAGCGTCTATATTCATTTTACCGTTTATGAAAATTTATACACATGGAGCTGATATTAACTATGTTGATTGGAGGCTTCCAATCTTATTTGGATTATACCAATTATTGAGTTATGGAAGAGTATCATCTAACTTTATCATAGGTTTTGCAGGCGAATTTAAAGCTACACAATGGCGTGCTTGGTTAGAAACTGCTATTAATTTGGTAGTTTCATTTATATGTGTATTTAAATTTGGAATTTATGGAGTATTATTTGGAACTATAGCAGCATTAATATACAGAGCAAATGATATAATTTTATTTGCAAATCATAGAATATTAAATAGAAGTGCAAAATCAACATATAGAAAATGGCTTACAAATGCACTATTATTTATTATATGTGTTCCAATCTTCTTATTAATTCCTTTAAAAGTTGATTCACTACTATTCTTATTTTTGAATGCAGCATGGGTTAGTATGATTGTGTTTGCTGTGTTCTTTGGCATGAACACATTATTGGAAAAACAATCTAGAGAAATCGCATTATATTATATAAAGAATATTTTAAACAAAATAAGAATTAGTTGGGGGAATCTAAATGTATAA
- a CDS encoding acyltransferase family protein, with translation MLKGIAIFFMLSLHLFNTTNYTDLYNPLITIKGLPLTYFLSFICDACVPIYCFSAGYAAYLLKNETTQKRLKRIFNLLLTYWIILTLTCITGLVLNNNNIPGSFATFLGNAFLYHINYVGAWWFMQTYILLCITSKYLINLVDKDHNIIMLMLSLAIYIIAYYFRMIHPIYTSVNVINYIINALVLYGTSQLSYVVGLIFRKYLVMTKLKEKLNNKQVVGIVLMLVSVLLHIVVKSMIVAPFTGLIFITGFLLIDIKIPCLEKVLLFLGKHSTNVWLLHMQFYMIFFSKLIFSTHTVLGCIIILFACCILCSYVVDTIHSKINSIINYIS, from the coding sequence ATGCTGAAGGGAATAGCTATATTTTTTATGCTATCCTTACATTTATTCAATACAACTAATTATACGGATCTTTATAATCCTCTTATAACAATAAAAGGATTACCTCTAACATATTTTTTATCATTTATATGTGATGCATGTGTTCCAATTTATTGTTTTAGTGCCGGATATGCTGCATATCTTTTGAAAAATGAAACCACACAAAAAAGATTAAAAAGAATATTTAATCTTTTATTAACATATTGGATTATACTTACGTTAACTTGTATAACTGGGTTAGTATTGAATAATAATAATATACCAGGATCATTTGCTACTTTTCTAGGGAATGCATTTTTATATCATATTAATTATGTTGGTGCATGGTGGTTCATGCAAACATATATATTGTTGTGTATTACATCAAAATATCTTATTAATTTAGTAGATAAAGATCATAACATCATTATGTTGATGTTATCATTAGCTATTTATATAATTGCTTACTATTTCAGAATGATCCATCCAATATATACATCAGTTAATGTTATTAATTACATAATTAATGCATTGGTATTATATGGAACTTCTCAATTATCTTATGTTGTAGGATTAATATTTAGAAAATACCTTGTTATGACTAAGTTGAAGGAAAAACTAAATAATAAGCAGGTTGTAGGAATAGTACTAATGCTAGTGAGTGTATTACTACATATTGTAGTCAAATCAATGATTGTTGCACCTTTCACTGGATTAATATTTATTACTGGATTCTTACTAATAGATATTAAGATTCCATGCTTAGAGAAAGTATTATTATTTTTAGGAAAACATTCTACAAATGTATGGCTATTACACATGCAGTTCTATATGATTTTCTTCTCTAAACTCATCTTTAGTACGCATACAGTATTAGGATGTATCATTATTCTATTTGCTTGCTGTATACTATGCTCATATGTAGTAGATACAATACATTCTAAAATCAATAGTATAATTAATTATATCTCTTAA
- a CDS encoding IS110 family RNA-guided transposase has translation MKIVRPICCGMDVHKNIIVATIGITNKKTRITEYIQETFSTLNPDLLNLKQWLINHKCFDACMESTGKYWIPIFNILEDEINIYLTHPKYVKAIKGKKTDKKDSKWICDLFKHDLIKFSFIPPKEIRALREISRYRYKLVGMRSSERNRYQNCMTVSNIGIGSVFSDPFGKSAQAIMKEVLESDIIEDEKILKCIHRSCKNKDKILDSIKHCNIETDQRFKMNESMTHMEELQVHINNCEIEMMKRAAPMFDQFMHITQLPGISTLSAILIISEIGVDMKQFESDKQLTCWAGLAPANNESANKKKSVRISKAGQYLKPLLVQCALGAIKDKDGYFGIKYSRIKKRRGHKKAIIAIARMMLVSIYHMILTGETFNPSDYESFRNPNPPIKQQVLTEESAIEFLKKSGFDVSKLTKP, from the coding sequence ATGAAGATTGTTAGACCAATCTGCTGTGGCATGGATGTTCACAAGAATATCATTGTGGCTACAATCGGTATTACTAATAAGAAAACTCGTATTACCGAATACATCCAAGAAACGTTTTCAACTTTAAACCCTGATTTACTGAATCTTAAACAGTGGCTCATTAATCACAAATGCTTTGATGCATGCATGGAATCTACTGGTAAATATTGGATTCCAATTTTCAACATCTTAGAAGATGAAATCAATATTTACTTAACTCATCCAAAATATGTCAAAGCAATTAAAGGAAAGAAAACTGACAAGAAAGATTCAAAATGGATCTGTGATTTATTTAAACATGATCTAATCAAATTTTCTTTTATACCACCCAAAGAAATAAGAGCTTTACGAGAAATATCTCGCTATCGCTATAAATTGGTTGGGATGCGTTCCTCTGAACGTAATCGATATCAGAACTGTATGACAGTTTCCAATATCGGTATTGGTTCTGTATTTTCAGATCCGTTTGGAAAGTCTGCACAAGCAATCATGAAAGAAGTACTTGAGTCAGATATCATTGAAGATGAGAAAATTTTGAAATGTATCCATAGATCGTGTAAAAATAAAGATAAGATTCTAGATTCCATTAAACACTGCAATATTGAAACTGATCAAAGGTTTAAAATGAATGAGTCAATGACTCATATGGAAGAATTACAAGTCCATATTAATAACTGTGAAATCGAAATGATGAAACGTGCAGCACCAATGTTCGATCAATTCATGCACATCACCCAACTACCAGGCATCAGCACTTTATCTGCAATTCTCATTATTTCAGAAATCGGAGTAGATATGAAACAATTCGAATCAGATAAACAGCTAACCTGTTGGGCTGGATTAGCACCTGCAAACAACGAAAGTGCTAACAAGAAAAAATCAGTTCGTATTTCTAAAGCAGGTCAATATTTAAAACCTTTATTAGTTCAGTGCGCTCTTGGAGCAATCAAAGATAAGGATGGCTATTTTGGAATTAAGTATTCTCGTATCAAAAAGAGACGAGGTCACAAGAAAGCCATTATCGCAATTGCAAGAATGATGCTTGTCAGTATATACCATATGATTCTTACTGGAGAGACATTTAATCCTTCAGATTATGAATCATTTAGAAATCCTAATCCACCTATAAAGCAACAAGTTTTAACAGAAGAATCAGCAATTGAGTTTCTTAAGAAATCAGGTTTTGACGTTTCTAAATTAACTAAACCATAA
- a CDS encoding ABC transporter ATP-binding protein — MYNNDNKQRSTSFESLDILIQKWRDGTFSEILDDWKWIFSYSKRYKGAIIFYTALGILSTTLGLVSSVVGKYMIDIITGYKISKLPILICIMIGSTVFSLVFGSVLNRITAKLSIYINNDIQADIFDKIIDADWLAINQYSNGDVLNRFNSDVSTVSGNAISWLPTIIIALYNFIATFFVIWHYDKIMAALAFASAPFMLIASRFLITKQRQYNMKVRKMSSEMMTFEVETFYNFDTIKSFGISKLYSKKMRDWQKKFKDVSLDYNMFTIWTNVFMSILGTAVSLTAFGYCLFRLWTKDITYGTMTLFLQQRSSLEGAFSNVVSIIPSFLTSSVSAHRIRELVELPKEVHIPESSELDAYKDDGFSVKMNDVNFAYIENNKVITDSDFEANPGEIVALVGPSGEGKTTMIRLILGLIRPSDGGVSINASNGDAVEANANTRHLFAYVPQGNTILSGTVAENMRMVKQDATDEEIIHALQVSCAWDFISKLPDTINTKIGERGRGFSEGQAQRIAIARAILRDAPILLLDEATSALDVTTERRVLRNIIQNHPNKTCIVTTHRPSVLNMCQRVYRVMETHVTELSEEESSKMAMDF; from the coding sequence ATGTATAACAACGACAACAAACAAAGATCCACTTCCTTTGAATCATTAGATATATTGATTCAAAAATGGAGAGATGGTACCTTTTCAGAAATCTTAGATGACTGGAAGTGGATCTTCTCATATAGTAAAAGATATAAAGGTGCTATTATCTTTTATACTGCATTAGGTATATTAAGTACTACTCTAGGACTAGTAAGTTCTGTAGTAGGTAAATACATGATAGATATCATCACTGGTTACAAGATATCAAAACTACCAATTTTGATATGTATCATGATAGGCTCTACAGTATTTAGTTTAGTCTTTGGTAGTGTCTTAAATCGTATTACAGCTAAGTTAAGTATATATATTAATAACGATATACAGGCAGATATCTTTGATAAGATTATTGATGCAGACTGGTTAGCTATTAACCAATACAGTAATGGGGATGTATTAAACAGATTCAATAGTGATGTAAGTACAGTATCAGGTAACGCTATTAGCTGGTTACCAACTATCATTATTGCACTCTATAACTTCATCGCTACATTCTTTGTCATCTGGCATTATGATAAGATCATGGCTGCATTAGCTTTTGCCAGTGCACCATTCATGCTTATTGCCTCTCGTTTCTTAATCACTAAACAGAGACAATACAACATGAAAGTAAGAAAGATGTCTTCTGAAATGATGACATTTGAAGTAGAAACATTCTATAACTTTGATACAATCAAATCATTTGGTATATCAAAATTATACAGTAAAAAAATGAGAGACTGGCAGAAGAAGTTTAAAGATGTTTCATTAGACTATAACATGTTTACTATCTGGACGAATGTATTTATGTCTATACTAGGTACAGCTGTATCTCTAACAGCCTTTGGTTACTGTCTATTTAGACTTTGGACTAAAGATATTACTTATGGTACTATGACACTCTTCCTACAACAAAGATCAAGCCTAGAAGGAGCCTTCAGTAACGTAGTATCTATTATTCCGTCATTTCTAACAAGTTCAGTATCAGCACACCGTATCAGAGAATTAGTAGAACTTCCTAAAGAAGTTCATATTCCTGAAAGCAGTGAGTTAGATGCATATAAGGACGATGGTTTTAGTGTAAAGATGAATGATGTCAACTTTGCATATATCGAAAATAACAAAGTTATTACTGATTCTGATTTTGAAGCAAATCCAGGTGAAATCGTTGCATTAGTAGGTCCTTCAGGAGAAGGTAAGACTACTATGATTAGATTGATCTTAGGTTTAATTAGACCATCTGATGGGGGAGTAAGTATAAATGCTTCTAATGGTGATGCAGTAGAAGCGAATGCGAACACAAGACACTTGTTTGCTTATGTACCTCAAGGTAATACTATTTTATCTGGTACTGTTGCAGAAAATATGAGAATGGTTAAACAGGATGCAACAGATGAAGAAATTATACATGCGTTACAAGTCTCTTGTGCATGGGATTTTATTTCTAAACTACCTGATACTATTAATACTAAGATTGGTGAAAGGGGTAGAGGATTCTCAGAAGGACAGGCTCAGAGAATCGCTATCGCAAGAGCAATCCTCAGAGATGCACCAATCTTACTATTAGATGAAGCTACAAGTGCTTTAGATGTTACTACAGAAAGAAGAGTATTAAGAAATATTATACAGAACCATCCTAATAAGACTTGTATAGTTACTACACATAGACCTAGTGTATTAAATATGTGTCAGAGAGTATATAGAGTAATGGAGACTCATGTTACTGAGTTAAGTGAAGAAGAGTCTAGTAAGATGGCTATGGATTTCTAA
- a CDS encoding acyltransferase → MIGKIDIFKYIYYNYFCKKVIRKGKGKLIPYKNSIINLEKNSELIIYDGNLEVGTGKLKGSKTETFLRLRENSKWICMAYVEISYGSTIELLLNSKFETEYFTMNSFSTIIVGNHISIGNDVMIARNVVIFDSDFHKIKYRNKDSKLKGTVYIGNHVWIGVNSTILKNVKVGDNSMIAACTLINKNVENNTIIGSANGQKVLNKDFLWER, encoded by the coding sequence ATGATTGGAAAAATTGATATATTCAAATATATTTATTATAACTATTTTTGCAAAAAGGTTATAAGAAAAGGTAAAGGAAAGTTAATTCCATACAAAAATTCAATTATAAATTTAGAAAAGAATTCAGAATTAATTATTTATGACGGAAACTTAGAAGTTGGAACTGGAAAACTTAAAGGATCAAAAACAGAAACATTTTTAAGATTAAGGGAAAATTCTAAATGGATATGTATGGCTTATGTTGAAATTTCCTATGGAAGTACAATTGAATTATTGTTAAATAGTAAATTTGAAACTGAGTATTTTACTATGAATAGTTTTAGTACTATTATTGTTGGAAACCATATCAGTATAGGTAATGACGTAATGATTGCTAGAAATGTTGTTATTTTTGATAGTGATTTTCACAAAATTAAATACCGAAATAAAGATTCAAAACTCAAAGGAACTGTTTATATAGGAAATCATGTATGGATTGGGGTTAATTCTACTATATTGAAAAATGTCAAAGTTGGCGATAATAGTATGATTGCAGCATGTACATTAATTAATAAAAACGTGGAAAATAATACTATTATTGGATCTGCGAATGGACAAAAAGTATTAAATAAAGATTTTTTATGGGAAAGATAA
- a CDS encoding glycosyltransferase family 2 protein: MNTINYSNPLISVLIPVYNSDKYLERCLNSISNQTYRQLEIIIVDDGSTDRSSSICDEFCKKDSRARVYHNENHGISYTRNFALDHTKGEYVFWIDSDDYVANNAVELLLYYSKEYDSDYVICQYKRGDEDDYKFIRDKSQVTSLSSLEALNLIYEDDYRSFLLVTCWGKLIKKDVYNGVRFPDGYIFEDVATSHYVLNNCERIIMISDCLYYYYQRKDSILGKKVTVAKLDYLYFFEDRIAFFKRINNSVLMNKARLQYLHSLIWEFSRVKDILRDDRKLQYVIKQYRNYYKLGDFNPKFKYETKIYMYIFYVSPYLFDLIQKVQGRFFNG, translated from the coding sequence ATGAATACAATAAATTATTCTAATCCTTTGATTTCTGTGCTGATTCCTGTATATAATTCTGACAAATATTTGGAGCGCTGCTTAAACTCGATTTCAAATCAAACCTACAGACAATTAGAAATTATTATTGTTGATGACGGATCGACAGATAGGAGTTCAAGTATTTGCGACGAATTCTGCAAAAAAGATTCAAGAGCAAGGGTATATCATAATGAAAATCATGGTATATCTTATACGAGAAATTTTGCTTTAGACCACACTAAAGGAGAGTATGTGTTCTGGATTGATAGTGATGATTATGTTGCGAATAATGCTGTTGAATTACTTCTTTATTATTCAAAAGAATATGATTCAGATTATGTTATTTGTCAATACAAAAGAGGAGATGAGGATGATTATAAATTTATTAGAGACAAATCTCAAGTAACATCTCTTTCATCATTAGAAGCTCTTAATTTAATTTATGAAGATGACTATCGCTCTTTTCTTTTAGTCACTTGTTGGGGAAAACTAATAAAAAAAGATGTATACAATGGTGTCAGATTTCCGGATGGATATATTTTTGAAGACGTGGCTACAAGCCATTATGTTTTAAATAACTGTGAAAGAATTATAATGATAAGCGATTGTCTTTATTATTACTATCAAAGAAAAGATAGTATATTAGGGAAAAAAGTTACAGTAGCTAAACTAGATTATTTGTATTTTTTTGAAGATAGAATAGCTTTCTTCAAAAGAATAAATAATTCTGTTTTAATGAACAAAGCTAGATTACAATATCTACACTCATTAATATGGGAGTTTTCTAGAGTTAAAGATATCCTAAGAGATGATCGTAAGCTTCAATATGTCATAAAACAATATCGTAATTATTACAAATTAGGTGATTTTAATCCTAAGTTTAAATATGAGACAAAAATATATATGTATATATTTTATGTTTCACCTTATTTATTTGATTTAATACAAAAAGTACAAGGGAGGTTTTTCAATGGATAA